In Xanthomonas sp. SI, the following are encoded in one genomic region:
- a CDS encoding undecaprenyl-phosphate glucose phosphotransferase: MLLADLSSATYTTSSPRLLSKYAAAADILLRVSDLTVIVAGALLTHRLLFGNWMPEASYRVAIGTTLLYAVICFALFPLYRSWRGRGLMREMMVLSLACGGVFALFAVHAFVVQFGQQVSRLWIGLWFATSLATLLVSRTMVRGVLNHLRSEGVDVQRVVVVGLRHPVVKIHNYLSRNPWVGMQLVGYFSSDYDLSVADHPQKLQCLGAGTPESLIDYLNNNEVEQVWISLPLGERDHIKQLLQQMDRYPIQVRLIPDLFDFGMLNQSGDQIGNVPVINLRQGGVDRNTYFVVAKALQDKVVALAALAMLWPVMLAIAVGVKLSSPGPVFFRQRRHGLGGREFYMYKFRSMRVQQEPSDVVVQAKRGDSRVTPFGAFLRRSSLDELPQLFNVLGGSMSVVGPRPHAAQHNTHYEKLINHYMQRHYVKPGITGWAQVNGFRGETPELRTMKKRIQYDLDYIRRWSLWLDTRIIVLTAVKVLGQKTAY; this comes from the coding sequence ATGCTTCTGGCAGACCTGAGTAGCGCCACCTATACAACTTCGTCCCCCCGCTTGCTGTCCAAATATGCAGCCGCCGCGGACATCCTGCTGCGCGTGTCGGATCTGACGGTCATCGTCGCCGGTGCGTTGCTGACCCACCGCCTGCTGTTCGGCAACTGGATGCCGGAAGCGTCCTACCGCGTCGCGATCGGCACCACGCTGCTGTACGCGGTGATCTGTTTCGCGCTGTTCCCGCTGTACCGCAGCTGGCGCGGCCGCGGCCTGATGCGCGAGATGATGGTGCTGAGCCTGGCCTGCGGCGGCGTGTTCGCGCTGTTCGCGGTGCATGCCTTCGTGGTGCAGTTCGGGCAGCAGGTCTCGCGGCTGTGGATCGGCCTGTGGTTCGCCACCAGCCTGGCCACGCTGCTGGTCTCGCGCACCATGGTGCGCGGCGTGCTCAACCACCTGCGCTCGGAAGGCGTGGACGTGCAGCGCGTGGTGGTGGTCGGCCTGCGCCATCCGGTGGTCAAGATCCACAACTACCTGAGCCGCAATCCGTGGGTGGGCATGCAGCTGGTCGGCTATTTCAGCAGCGACTACGACCTGTCGGTGGCCGATCATCCGCAGAAGCTGCAGTGCCTGGGGGCGGGCACGCCGGAGTCGCTGATCGACTACCTCAACAACAACGAGGTCGAGCAGGTGTGGATCTCGCTGCCGCTGGGCGAGCGCGACCACATCAAGCAGCTGCTGCAGCAGATGGACCGCTATCCGATCCAGGTCAGGCTGATCCCGGACCTGTTCGACTTCGGCATGCTCAACCAGTCCGGCGACCAGATCGGCAACGTGCCGGTGATCAACCTGCGCCAGGGCGGGGTGGACCGCAACACCTACTTCGTGGTTGCCAAGGCGCTGCAGGACAAGGTTGTGGCGCTGGCCGCGCTGGCGATGCTGTGGCCGGTGATGCTGGCGATCGCGGTGGGGGTGAAGCTGAGTTCGCCGGGTCCGGTGTTCTTCCGCCAGCGCCGCCATGGCCTGGGCGGGCGCGAGTTCTACATGTACAAGTTCCGCTCGATGCGCGTGCAGCAGGAGCCGAGCGACGTGGTGGTGCAGGCCAAGCGCGGCGACAGCCGGGTCACCCCGTTCGGCGCGTTCCTGCGCCGCAGCAGCCTGGACGAGCTGCCGCAGCTGTTCAACGTGCTCGGCGGCAGCATGTCGGTGGTGGGGCCGCGTCCGCATGCGGCGCAGCACAACACCCACTACGAAAAGCTGATCAACCATTACATGCAGCGGCACTACGTCAAGCCGGGCATCACCGGCTGGGCCCAGGTCAACGGGTTCCGCGGCGAGACGCCGGAGCTGCGGACGATGAAGAAGCGCATCCAATACGATCTGGACTACATCCGGCGTTGGTCGCTGTGGCTGGATACGCGGATCATCGTGCTCACCGCAGTGAAGGTGCTCGGGCAGAAGACCGCCTACTGA
- a CDS encoding polysaccharide biosynthesis protein GumE: protein MTLREQRHNLLIELVLLFAIGYNFLLAVVNAKVFRVSPAMTYVAELAIYGACFLIGLWSLDRKRTAMVFTGIGLLALLMLVRLFLVWSIDPKFFRDALIPFAFLVLGAAYTGSLPKLFLRMALIVSLVAAFELALPKVYGDVVNPKSYFVNARGASASSFWNQDSNLFVSATRPGARNFLPSSNLPRASSVFIEPVTMGNFIIFFTAILLTFWRWMRPVGIAASVAMIGFLIVASDGRLAAGTCVMMVALTPLLLRMDQRLGFLIFFGVLLGAWLMVWASGIQSYEDTTLGRVFFTVYSIRNMTAEAWLGLDFDTPYKYFDSGIAYFISSQSVVLVLAFLLAYSFAMLMRTIEGQLFKNLLIFAFALSLLVSNGYFSIKTAALWWFVCGCLWQMVPRRAAAAALPPATDTTPRAAVAT, encoded by the coding sequence ATGACGCTGCGCGAGCAGCGCCACAATCTTCTGATCGAGCTGGTGCTGCTGTTCGCCATCGGCTACAACTTCCTGCTCGCGGTGGTGAACGCCAAGGTGTTCCGGGTCAGCCCGGCGATGACCTATGTCGCGGAACTGGCGATCTACGGCGCCTGCTTCCTGATCGGCCTGTGGTCGCTGGACCGCAAGCGCACGGCGATGGTGTTCACCGGCATCGGCCTGCTGGCGCTGCTGATGCTGGTGCGGCTGTTCCTGGTCTGGTCGATCGACCCCAAGTTCTTCCGCGATGCGCTGATTCCGTTCGCGTTCCTGGTGCTGGGCGCGGCCTATACCGGTTCGCTGCCCAAACTTTTTCTGCGCATGGCGCTGATCGTGTCGCTGGTGGCGGCGTTCGAACTGGCCTTGCCCAAGGTCTACGGCGACGTGGTCAACCCGAAAAGCTACTTCGTCAATGCGCGCGGCGCCAGCGCGTCGAGCTTCTGGAACCAGGACAGCAACCTGTTCGTCAGCGCGACCCGGCCCGGTGCGCGCAACTTCCTGCCGTCCTCCAACCTGCCGCGCGCCTCTTCGGTGTTCATCGAGCCGGTGACGATGGGCAACTTCATCATCTTCTTCACCGCGATCCTGCTGACCTTCTGGCGCTGGATGCGGCCGGTGGGCATCGCCGCGTCGGTGGCGATGATCGGCTTCCTGATCGTAGCCTCGGACGGGCGCCTGGCCGCCGGCACCTGCGTGATGATGGTGGCGCTGACCCCGCTGCTGCTGCGCATGGACCAGCGCCTGGGCTTCCTGATCTTCTTCGGCGTGTTGCTGGGCGCGTGGCTGATGGTGTGGGCGTCCGGCATCCAGAGCTATGAGGACACCACCCTGGGGCGGGTGTTCTTCACCGTGTACTCGATCCGCAACATGACCGCCGAAGCGTGGTTGGGCCTGGATTTCGACACGCCCTACAAGTATTTCGACAGCGGCATCGCCTATTTCATCTCCTCGCAGTCGGTGGTGCTGGTGCTGGCGTTCCTGCTCGCCTATTCGTTCGCGATGCTGATGCGCACGATCGAGGGCCAGCTGTTCAAGAATCTGCTGATCTTCGCGTTCGCGTTGAGCCTGCTGGTCTCCAACGGCTACTTCTCGATCAAGACCGCGGCGCTGTGGTGGTTCGTCTGCGGCTGCCTGTGGCAGATGGTGCCGCGGCGCGCAGCGGCGGCTGCGTTGCCGCCGGCAACCGACACCACGCCGCGTGCGGCGGTGGCGACATGA
- a CDS encoding acyltransferase family protein, whose amino-acid sequence MSASTPALQTVLAEQPARSGVRGTRDARIDAAKALAILLVVFGHAKGIPHAYVILAYSFHVPMFFVLSGWVGEAFGKRPLGMATWTKLARSLLLPYLAFFLVAYAYWMLTRNIGSKAQLWGDRPWWEPLLGLVSGIGPKLYVMPALWFLPALFVTTLSYLYLRRRLSLEVLAVLSLLLAWGWAIWFPTQDYRLPFALDVLPVSLCFFAIGAAAAKRSGLLPTSRMGNALAALLLGAAWFAIAWNNGRVDVNMMKFGHSPLGFLAASLLGSAMALCAARLVQEWAWVQWIGRNTLLILCTHTLLFSVMAGVASRTGLVRGDAWGPAWAVSVSVVAVLASVPMRAVIVRVAPWMIGLRREPARQEAN is encoded by the coding sequence ATGAGCGCCTCCACGCCGGCCCTGCAGACGGTGCTGGCCGAGCAGCCGGCGCGCAGCGGCGTGCGCGGTACGCGCGATGCGCGCATCGACGCGGCCAAGGCGCTGGCGATCCTGCTGGTGGTGTTCGGCCACGCCAAGGGTATCCCGCATGCCTATGTGATCCTGGCCTACAGCTTCCACGTGCCGATGTTCTTCGTGCTGTCCGGCTGGGTCGGCGAGGCGTTCGGCAAGCGGCCGCTGGGCATGGCGACCTGGACCAAGCTGGCGCGCAGCCTGTTGCTGCCGTATCTGGCGTTCTTCCTGGTCGCGTACGCGTACTGGATGCTGACCCGCAACATCGGTTCCAAGGCGCAGCTGTGGGGCGACCGGCCGTGGTGGGAACCGTTGCTGGGCCTGGTCAGCGGCATCGGACCCAAGCTCTACGTGATGCCGGCGCTGTGGTTCCTGCCGGCACTGTTCGTGACCACGCTGAGCTATCTGTACCTGCGCCGGCGCCTTTCGCTGGAGGTGCTGGCGGTGTTGTCGCTGCTGCTGGCCTGGGGCTGGGCGATCTGGTTCCCGACCCAGGATTACCGGCTTCCTTTTGCGCTGGATGTACTACCGGTGTCGCTGTGTTTCTTCGCGATCGGCGCGGCCGCAGCCAAGCGCAGCGGCCTGCTTCCGACCAGCCGCATGGGCAACGCGCTGGCGGCATTGCTGCTCGGCGCGGCGTGGTTCGCGATCGCCTGGAACAACGGACGGGTGGACGTGAACATGATGAAGTTCGGGCATTCGCCGCTGGGCTTCCTCGCCGCCAGCCTGCTCGGCAGCGCGATGGCGCTGTGCGCGGCGCGGCTGGTGCAGGAGTGGGCGTGGGTGCAGTGGATCGGACGCAACACCTTGCTGATCCTGTGCACGCATACGCTGCTGTTCTCGGTCATGGCCGGGGTGGCCAGCCGTACCGGCCTGGTTCGCGGCGATGCCTGGGGGCCGGCCTGGGCGGTGTCGGTGAGCGTGGTGGCGGTACTCGCCAGCGTGCCGATGCGCGCGGTGATCGTGCGCGTGGCGCCGTGGATGATCGGGCTGCGGCGCGAGCCTGCAAGACAGGAGGCGAACTGA
- a CDS encoding glycosyltransferase family 4 protein, producing the protein MKVVHVVRQFHPSVGGMEEVVLNIARRHLQQGRDQVEVVTLDRVFTRPQERLAQRDAYQGVPIVRLPFRGSSRYPLAPKVLAALRGADLVHVHGIDFFYDFLALTRVLHGTPMIVSTHGGFFHTTYASRLKMLWFKTLTRASAWAYARVVATSENDGQVFSAVVAPQRLRVIENGVDVSKFAGQGSATPGRTLIYFGRWSVNKGLLETLDLLRALAAQDPAWQLIVAGREYDFTQADLLQAIAERGLQDRVQLRVAPSQEELAQLLGSAQYFVCLSRHEGFGLAAVEAMSAGLLPVLSDIPPFARLVRESAQGVLLDPADPQRAAAAVQAYAAATDATFPAQRQAAMAYAQRYDWEHVVGAYLDEYRAVLGKTEGGR; encoded by the coding sequence ATGAAGGTGGTTCACGTCGTGCGCCAGTTCCATCCGTCGGTAGGCGGTATGGAGGAGGTCGTGCTCAACATCGCGCGGCGGCATCTGCAGCAGGGCCGCGACCAGGTCGAGGTGGTCACCCTGGACCGGGTCTTCACCCGGCCGCAGGAGCGTCTCGCGCAGCGCGATGCGTATCAGGGCGTGCCGATCGTGCGGCTGCCGTTCCGCGGGTCCTCGCGTTATCCGCTGGCGCCGAAGGTGCTGGCCGCGCTGCGCGGCGCCGATCTGGTGCACGTGCACGGCATCGATTTCTTCTACGACTTCCTGGCCTTGACCCGGGTGCTGCACGGCACGCCGATGATCGTCTCCACCCATGGCGGCTTCTTCCACACCACCTATGCCTCGCGGCTGAAGATGCTGTGGTTCAAGACGCTGACCCGGGCCTCGGCCTGGGCCTACGCGCGGGTCGTGGCGACCAGCGAGAACGATGGCCAGGTGTTCTCGGCGGTGGTCGCGCCGCAGCGGCTGCGGGTGATCGAGAACGGCGTGGACGTGAGCAAGTTCGCCGGGCAGGGCAGCGCCACGCCGGGGCGCACGCTGATCTATTTCGGGCGCTGGTCGGTCAACAAGGGCTTGCTGGAAACGCTGGACCTGCTGCGCGCGCTGGCGGCGCAGGATCCTGCCTGGCAGCTGATCGTGGCCGGGCGCGAATACGACTTCACCCAGGCCGATCTGCTGCAGGCGATCGCCGAACGCGGCCTGCAGGACCGCGTGCAGCTGCGCGTGGCGCCGTCGCAGGAGGAACTGGCGCAGCTGCTAGGCAGCGCGCAGTACTTCGTGTGCCTGTCGCGTCACGAAGGCTTCGGCCTGGCCGCGGTCGAAGCGATGAGCGCCGGCCTGTTACCGGTGCTGAGCGACATCCCACCGTTCGCGCGCCTGGTGCGCGAATCGGCGCAAGGCGTGCTGCTAGATCCGGCCGATCCGCAGCGCGCCGCCGCTGCCGTGCAAGCCTATGCCGCCGCCACCGACGCGACGTTCCCCGCGCAACGGCAGGCGGCCATGGCCTATGCGCAGCGCTACGACTGGGAGCATGTGGTCGGCGCCTATCTGGACGAATACCGCGCGGTGCTGGGCAAGACGGAGGGAGGGCGATGA
- a CDS encoding glycosyltransferase translates to MSGEPRCSGDARVPGPPVTVLLSTERPSATTNPYLTQLYAALPQQVQLRFFSMRAALLSRYDVLHVHWPEYMMRHPTAVGTLAKQACMALLLLRLKLGGVPLVRTLHNVAPHEDKGWRERLLLRWTDRLTARWIRINATTPERAPATDTILHGHYRDWYAAMPQPPRVPGRLLHFGLLRPYKGVETLVATLQALPDPALSLRIAGNPINSDIRAVVEQACAADPRISARLQYVEDEVLAREVGEAELVVLPYRQMHNSGTLLLALSLARPVLAPWNEATAAIADEVGPQWVLLYRGELDAAQLADALAQAQRLPADAVPDLSRRDWSAIGVQHYRSYLDARGVRSEARA, encoded by the coding sequence ATGAGCGGCGAACCGCGTTGCAGCGGCGATGCGCGCGTGCCGGGTCCGCCGGTCACGGTGCTGCTGTCGACCGAGCGGCCGAGCGCGACCACCAATCCATACCTGACCCAGTTGTACGCGGCATTGCCGCAACAGGTGCAGTTGCGGTTCTTCTCGATGCGCGCGGCGCTGCTGTCGCGCTACGACGTGCTGCACGTGCACTGGCCGGAATACATGATGCGGCACCCCACCGCCGTGGGCACGCTGGCCAAGCAGGCGTGCATGGCGCTGTTGCTGCTGCGGCTCAAGCTCGGCGGCGTGCCGCTGGTGCGCACCCTGCACAACGTGGCCCCGCACGAGGACAAGGGCTGGCGCGAACGGCTGCTGCTGCGCTGGACCGATCGCCTGACCGCGCGCTGGATCCGCATCAACGCGACCACGCCGGAGCGTGCGCCGGCTACCGACACGATCCTGCACGGCCACTACCGCGACTGGTACGCGGCGATGCCGCAGCCGCCGCGGGTGCCGGGACGGCTGCTGCACTTCGGCCTGCTGCGCCCGTACAAGGGCGTGGAAACCCTGGTCGCAACGCTGCAGGCCTTGCCCGATCCGGCGCTGAGCCTGCGCATTGCCGGCAATCCGATCAATTCTGATATCCGCGCCGTGGTCGAACAGGCCTGCGCCGCCGATCCGCGGATCAGCGCGCGCCTGCAGTACGTGGAAGACGAGGTGCTGGCGCGCGAAGTCGGCGAGGCGGAGCTGGTGGTGTTGCCGTACCGGCAGATGCACAACTCCGGAACGCTGCTGCTGGCCCTGTCGCTGGCGCGGCCGGTGCTGGCGCCGTGGAACGAGGCCACCGCGGCGATCGCCGACGAGGTCGGGCCGCAGTGGGTGCTGCTGTATCGCGGCGAGCTGGATGCCGCGCAGCTGGCCGACGCGCTGGCGCAGGCGCAGCGCCTGCCCGCCGACGCGGTGCCCGACCTGTCGCGGCGCGATTGGAGCGCGATCGGCGTGCAGCACTACCGCAGCTATCTGGATGCGCGCGGCGTGCGCAGCGAGGCACGAGCATGA